In Mytilus galloprovincialis chromosome 1, xbMytGall1.hap1.1, whole genome shotgun sequence, the following are encoded in one genomic region:
- the LOC143078291 gene encoding uncharacterized protein LOC143078291 — translation MFAIADNPRCPEKTFKTYIQRRPTESLKPDSKFYLSILPRYHNKGHDDFDTENTNTWYSMQPMGKNKLGELVKVMSEKEGLTGRKVNHSARKTTVTSLLHSHVEATTVMQLTGHKNVASINDYSSASLDQQIKMSNILSDIGSGGKSVCTEPAVMEKQTVNMIKSSDIDFPNEDNLILADMDLQAIDNYESSTTCSKNDHNDKTVNKGNSSIPLFKLINP, via the exons ATGTTTGCAATTGCAG ATAATCCAAGATGTCCTGAGAAAACATTCAAGACTTATATTCAAAGAAGGCCTACTGAATCATTGAAGCCAGACAGTAAATTTTATTTGTCAATTCTTCCTCGTTATCACAACAAGGGTCATGATGATTTTGACACAGAAAACACAAATACATGGTACAGTATGCAGCCAATGGGCAAGAATAAACTTGGTGAATTAGTCAAAGTAATGTCAGAGAAAGAAGGATTAACTGGTCGAAAAGTTAATCATTCAGCTAGAAAAACAACAGTGACATCATTGCTGCACTCCCATGTAGAGGCAACAACAGTAATGCAGTTAACTGGACACAAAAATGTAGCATCTATAAATGATTATAGTTCAGCATCTTTAGATCAACAAATCAAAATGTCCAACATATTGTCTGATATTGGATCTGGTGGTAAATCAGTGTGTACAGAACCTGCTGTAATGGAAAAACAGACTGTAAACATGATTAAATCTAGTGATATTGATTTTCCAAATGAAGATAACTTAATACTAGCTGATATGGATCTACAAGCCATTGATAATTATGAATCTAGTACAACATGTAGTAAAAATGACCATAatgataaaactgtaaataaaggcaacagtagtataccgctgttcaaactcataaatccatga